The Cytobacillus firmus genome segment GCAAGCATGGGGTGGGGCGCATCGACCATGTGGAAAATCGCCTTGTCGGCATCAAATCACGTGAAGTTTACGAGTGTCCGGGAGCGATGACGCTTCTTAAAGCACATAAAGAGCTTGAGGACTTAACGATGGTAAAAGAAATGGCCCACTTTAAACCGGTTATTGAGAAAAAAGTGGCTGAGCTTATATATGAAGGATTGTGGTTCTCCCAGCTTAACAATGCGTTAACGGCTTTCCTGAAAGAAACACAAACATTTGTAACAGGAACAGTCAGAGTAAAGCTCTTTAAAGGCCATGCAATTGTTGAAGGAAGAAAATCTCCTTTTTCCCTATACGACGAAAAGTTAGCAACCTATACTTCAGATGATGAATTTGACCATAATGCGGCTGTTGGCTTTATTAAGCTATGGGGGCTGCCGACAAAAGTGCAGAGCATTGTTCAAAACAGCAAGAAGGTGACAGTGTGAAAAAGCTATGGGGAGGCAGATTTACAAAATCTGCTGAAGAATGGGTAGATGAATTCGGAGCATCGATTTCGTTTGACCAGGAATTGGTTATGGAAGATATCCAAGGAAGCATGGCCCACGTTTCCATGCTTTCTAAAACAGGAATTATTACTGAGAAAGAAGCAGAAAAAATCAAAACAGGCCTTCAGCAGCTAAAAGAAAAAGCTGAAAAGGATGAGCTGGATTACTCAGTAAAGCTTGAAGATATTCATTTAAATCTCGAGAGCCATTTGACTGAACTGACGGGACCTGTCGGCGGCAAACTTCATACAGCAAGAAGCAGAAATGACCAGGTGGCAACAGACATGCATTTATATCTGCGCAAGCAGGTGGAGCAGATTGTTTTATTGATTCAGGAAATGCAGGAGGAGTTAATCATCCAGGCTGAAAATAATGTGGAAACCATCATGCCGGGCTATACGCATCTGCAGCGTGCACAGCCGATCTCTTTCGGCCACCATCTGATGGCATATTTCTGGATGCTTGAGAGAGACAAAGAGCGCTTTACTGAAAGTCTAAAGAGAATTAACGTATCACCTCTTGGGGCTGGGGCGCTGGCTGGCACAACTTTCCCGATTGACCGTGAGTATACGGCTGAGCTTCTCGGATTTGAAGGCATTTATGAGAACAGCCTGGATGCTGTCAGCGACAGAGACTTTATATTGGAGTTCCTGTCTTCAAGCTCCATCCTGATGATGCATCTGTCACGTTTAAGTGAAGAATTCATCCTTTGGTCAAGCCAGGAATTTCAATTCATTGAACTCGATGACAGCTTTGCAACAGGCTCAAGCATCATGCCGCAGAAGAAGAACCCCGACATGGCGGAGCTCATACGCGGTAAAACGGGACGTGTCTACGGAAACCTCATGGGTCTCTTGACGGTATTGAAAGGACTTCCCCTTGCCTATAACAAAGATATGCAGGAAGATAAGGAAGGGATGTTTGATACTGTAAAGACAGTCACAGGTTCACTTAAAATCTTTGCGGGGATGATCCGCACTATGAAGGTTAAAACCGGGCAGATGGAAAAAGCGACTAAAAATGATTTTTCCAATGCTACTGAACTGGCGGATTATCTCTCTGATAAAGGCATTCCATTCAGAGAAGCACATGAGATTGTCGGGAAACTGGTCCTTGTTTGTGTTCAAAAGGGATGCTTCCTTGGAGATTTACCGCTAAATGATTTCAAGGACGCTCATACATTGTTCGAAGAAGATATTTATGAAGTACTGGATCCATATACAGCTGTCAAAAGAAGAAATAGTGCAGGCGGAACAGGATTCAAACAAGTAAGCCTCGCGATTGAAAAAGCGAAGGAATACGTCAGCAGTAAAGAGTTTGCCAATAAATAATGAAAAAAATGGCGCTGCAGCATGCAGCGCCATTTTTTCTATTCTTCTTCTTTATCCGTTCTGACTACGAGGACATCACAGCGGGCATAGCGGGTAATATGTTCAGATACACTGCCGATGATGAAACGTTCAACCGCGTTCATGCCTGTTGCCCCGCAAATGATCAGGTCAACATTGTGCTTTCTGGCAATATCCTTTGGAACCTTCACTTTAGGAGAACCATAGTCAACTTCATATGTTACATTCTCGATGCCTGCATCCATAGCCGTTCTTTTGTATTTTTCCATTAATTCTGTTGCGAAACGGTCAGCTCTTTCGGCAATCGTGCGGTCATAGGCTTCAACAGTGGCAAACGTGCGGGTATCAATGATATGTGCCAATACCAGAGAAGCGTTATTGCGCTTGGCAATTTCAATTGCCTTTTTAAAAGCCCATTCTGCTTCAGTTGAACCATCTACAGCGACTAAAATATTTTTAT includes the following:
- the argH gene encoding argininosuccinate lyase, with the protein product MKKLWGGRFTKSAEEWVDEFGASISFDQELVMEDIQGSMAHVSMLSKTGIITEKEAEKIKTGLQQLKEKAEKDELDYSVKLEDIHLNLESHLTELTGPVGGKLHTARSRNDQVATDMHLYLRKQVEQIVLLIQEMQEELIIQAENNVETIMPGYTHLQRAQPISFGHHLMAYFWMLERDKERFTESLKRINVSPLGAGALAGTTFPIDREYTAELLGFEGIYENSLDAVSDRDFILEFLSSSSILMMHLSRLSEEFILWSSQEFQFIELDDSFATGSSIMPQKKNPDMAELIRGKTGRVYGNLMGLLTVLKGLPLAYNKDMQEDKEGMFDTVKTVTGSLKIFAGMIRTMKVKTGQMEKATKNDFSNATELADYLSDKGIPFREAHEIVGKLVLVCVQKGCFLGDLPLNDFKDAHTLFEEDIYEVLDPYTAVKRRNSAGGTGFKQVSLAIEKAKEYVSSKEFANK
- a CDS encoding universal stress protein; this encodes MGMKYKNILVAVDGSTEAEWAFKKAIEIAKRNNASLVLAHIIDTRTFATVEAYDRTIAERADRFATELMEKYKRTAMDAGIENVTYEVDYGSPKVKVPKDIARKHNVDLIICGATGMNAVERFIIGSVSEHITRYARCDVLVVRTDKEEE